The Cellulomonas fulva genome includes a window with the following:
- a CDS encoding glycosyltransferase family protein, whose protein sequence is MRVLVSTVVHDPQDARIRFRQIAALLDAGHQVTYAAPFTAYDRQPPEGVRPVDLPRAAGRNRLGAVLAARRTLARLAPEHDLVLLHDPDLLLAVMGRTPLRRTVVVWDVHEDTAAAVGMRAWVPRPLRGLARTGARRVERWAERNLRLTLAEHAYADRFTRPHPVVPNSVVVPAQVVGTTVPDEAGNLRVVYLGRVTTARGARVLLDLPRLLPDGTVLEVIGPADDDVRPALEAARGAGTLTWRGFVPNDEALHLIDGALVGLSLLRDEPNYAHSRPTKVMEYMAHGVAVVTTPNPASRELVERADAGVVVPFDDASAVAGEVRRLVEDEELRTRMAAAGRETAQSEFDWTVDAQRFVATLEAWVSAGPPRSRKA, encoded by the coding sequence GTGCGCGTCCTGGTGAGCACCGTCGTCCACGACCCGCAGGACGCACGCATCCGTTTCCGGCAGATCGCCGCGCTGCTCGACGCCGGTCACCAGGTCACCTACGCGGCTCCGTTCACGGCCTACGACCGGCAACCGCCCGAGGGCGTCCGGCCCGTCGACCTGCCCCGCGCCGCCGGCCGCAACCGGCTCGGTGCCGTGCTCGCCGCGCGGCGGACGCTCGCCCGGCTCGCGCCCGAGCACGACCTGGTCCTGCTCCACGACCCCGACCTCCTGCTCGCGGTCATGGGCCGGACCCCGCTGCGCCGCACGGTCGTCGTGTGGGACGTGCACGAGGACACCGCCGCGGCGGTCGGGATGCGCGCGTGGGTCCCCCGGCCGCTGCGCGGGCTCGCCCGCACGGGTGCACGCCGCGTCGAGCGCTGGGCGGAGCGGAACCTGCGCCTCACGCTCGCCGAGCACGCGTACGCGGACCGGTTCACCCGGCCCCACCCGGTCGTGCCGAACTCGGTGGTGGTCCCGGCCCAGGTCGTCGGGACGACCGTGCCCGACGAGGCCGGCAACCTCCGGGTCGTCTACCTCGGCCGCGTCACCACGGCCCGCGGCGCCCGCGTGCTCCTGGACCTGCCCCGGCTGCTGCCCGACGGCACGGTGCTCGAGGTCATCGGCCCGGCCGACGACGACGTGCGCCCGGCGCTCGAGGCCGCGCGCGGCGCGGGGACGCTGACCTGGCGCGGGTTCGTCCCGAACGACGAGGCGCTGCACCTGATCGACGGCGCGCTCGTCGGGCTCTCGCTGCTGCGCGACGAGCCCAACTACGCCCACTCGCGCCCCACCAAGGTCATGGAGTACATGGCGCACGGGGTCGCGGTCGTCACGACGCCCAACCCCGCGTCGCGCGAGCTCGTCGAGCGCGCCGACGCGGGTGTGGTGGTCCCGTTCGACGACGCGTCCGCGGTCGCCGGGGAGGTGCGCCGGCTGGTCGAGGACGAGGAGCTGCGCACGCGGATGGCCGCCGCCGGCCGCGAGACCGCGCAGTCGGAGTTCGACTGGACCGTCGACGCGCAGCGCTTCGTCGCGACGCTCGAGGCGTGGGTCTCCGCGGGCCCACCGCGGTCCCGCAAGGCCTGA